A window of candidate division KSB1 bacterium contains these coding sequences:
- a CDS encoding sigma 54-interacting transcriptional regulator has product MINCLLKKDLRLKLITVFAFAILAAVLIFVFSAHDWGFESILDVMFKIRGGRNVSRDIVLLYIDSESIEQLGGWPITRDYYAYMIYILKQAGARAVGFDILLDSPHRRYPEFDQALSEILQETDNVCLAMNFKHLTQNGPGLLLAQDLRTAVPGFQRYAQSGFSNLSSQSVIHRVPLLVAHQDSVYPSFALQLTRLMINPDLEYRFSGDVVLTLKDKQLRIPTDKHARLWLNHTGAAEHIPAQSFIQVMKTFQAHPDSLPFQNKCVIIGVTAPGAAPFKVTPLNPAAPAVFTQIAALDTILGRHYLHFSPAWLVWIITVCLSAVLLVLVRNSVRRMMLIGLVFFFYFALVLTGFVLWDWVLPVVPPAAVVSLLFPVFLIYNARQTGSRFFRHSESLRAAIREKQKYLNRALQNEQALQQQLDLQKKDLKQTNRDTKEQLESRKCEIERLQCELKDLKQAPAEEIPKHSLYPHIIRAPHSNMNSIIATIDKIKNETIPVFITGETGSGKEVIAQTIHQASPRAKKAFVAVNCGALSETLLESELFGHEKGAFTGAVQRRRGRFERADGGTLFLDEVTETTASFQAKLLRVLQEGVFERLGSEQTVSVNVRIIAASGRNMTELIKSGEFRQDLFYRLNGFPIHLPALRERPEDIPALARHFLQKYGHDSIKGFTERAREKLTTYRWPGNVRELENAMRRAAILAQSEKRALIRETDLQDLHTDTKPADISFASLDEQILEMLRSLEFSHASIKETAETLNKDRSTITEYFRGWCFKTLVDCDMNVEQAAFKLSDGNRAAQERVERKINDYLGRLSRSTGDYSPAFKGLPKAYHVYLEHIIETLD; this is encoded by the coding sequence GTGATAAACTGTCTGTTGAAAAAGGACTTGCGACTAAAACTGATTACAGTCTTTGCATTTGCAATACTTGCTGCTGTGTTGATCTTTGTATTTTCAGCGCATGATTGGGGTTTTGAATCTATTCTGGATGTCATGTTTAAAATCCGCGGCGGTCGGAATGTGTCCCGGGATATCGTGCTGCTTTATATCGATTCCGAAAGCATAGAACAGCTGGGCGGCTGGCCCATCACACGCGATTATTATGCCTATATGATTTATATTCTAAAGCAGGCGGGGGCGCGTGCCGTGGGATTTGATATACTGCTGGATTCACCGCATCGCCGTTACCCGGAATTCGATCAAGCACTGAGTGAAATTCTGCAGGAAACCGATAATGTCTGTCTGGCCATGAATTTTAAACACCTAACACAGAACGGACCTGGACTCTTGCTTGCTCAGGACCTCAGAACCGCCGTTCCCGGATTCCAGCGATATGCGCAGTCCGGATTCAGTAATTTATCATCCCAGTCTGTGATACATAGAGTTCCGCTGCTGGTGGCGCATCAGGATTCTGTATACCCGTCATTTGCCCTGCAGCTAACGCGATTGATGATTAATCCCGATCTCGAGTATCGGTTCTCCGGCGATGTGGTGTTGACATTAAAAGATAAACAGCTCCGTATTCCGACGGATAAACACGCACGCCTGTGGCTGAATCATACAGGAGCCGCCGAGCATATACCTGCTCAGAGCTTTATACAGGTCATGAAGACCTTTCAAGCCCACCCGGATTCGCTGCCGTTTCAAAACAAATGTGTCATCATTGGCGTGACCGCTCCGGGCGCCGCGCCTTTTAAGGTAACCCCATTGAATCCGGCCGCACCGGCTGTCTTTACCCAGATTGCAGCACTGGATACCATTTTAGGCAGACATTACCTGCATTTCAGCCCTGCCTGGTTGGTCTGGATCATCACCGTCTGTCTGTCTGCGGTTCTGCTTGTTCTTGTTCGCAACAGCGTGCGTCGAATGATGCTGATTGGTCTGGTCTTTTTTTTCTATTTTGCCCTGGTGCTGACCGGCTTTGTGTTATGGGATTGGGTGCTGCCGGTCGTACCGCCTGCGGCTGTTGTGTCTCTGCTTTTTCCCGTTTTCCTGATTTACAATGCCCGGCAGACCGGTTCGCGTTTTTTCAGACACTCTGAATCTTTACGCGCTGCTATTCGCGAAAAGCAGAAATATTTGAACCGGGCTCTGCAAAACGAACAGGCGTTGCAGCAACAGCTTGATTTGCAGAAAAAGGATCTGAAACAAACCAACCGGGATACCAAAGAACAGCTCGAGAGCCGGAAATGCGAGATTGAGCGTTTGCAGTGTGAGCTAAAAGATCTGAAACAGGCGCCCGCTGAAGAGATACCGAAGCATTCGCTGTATCCGCATATTATCCGAGCACCGCACAGCAATATGAATTCCATTATTGCCACAATCGATAAAATAAAGAACGAAACGATTCCGGTATTCATCACCGGAGAAACCGGCAGCGGTAAGGAAGTGATTGCTCAAACCATTCATCAAGCCAGTCCGCGCGCGAAAAAAGCATTTGTCGCGGTGAACTGCGGCGCTCTTTCGGAAACACTGCTCGAAAGTGAGCTGTTCGGTCACGAAAAAGGCGCGTTTACCGGGGCCGTACAACGGCGACGCGGTCGATTTGAACGGGCCGACGGCGGCACGCTGTTTCTCGATGAAGTCACAGAGACCACGGCCTCGTTTCAGGCAAAGCTGCTGCGTGTATTGCAGGAAGGTGTGTTTGAACGTCTGGGCAGTGAACAGACTGTTTCTGTAAATGTCCGGATCATTGCTGCCTCCGGCCGCAATATGACCGAGCTGATCAAGTCGGGGGAATTTCGACAGGACCTGTTTTACAGGCTGAACGGATTTCCCATTCATCTGCCCGCTCTGCGGGAGCGGCCTGAAGATATTCCGGCGCTGGCCCGGCATTTCCTGCAGAAATATGGCCATGATTCGATCAAAGGATTTACCGAACGGGCGCGTGAAAAGTTGACAACCTACCGCTGGCCCGGAAATGTGCGCGAGCTTGAAAATGCCATGCGCCGGGCCGCCATTCTGGCACAGAGTGAAAAGCGGGCTCTGATTCGGGAAACCGACTTGCAGGACCTGCACACTGATACAAAACCCGCTGATATTTCCTTTGCGAGTCTGGATGAACAAATCCTGGAAATGCTGCGCAGTCTGGAGTTTTCGCATGCTTCAATCAAGGAAACGGCGGAAACGCTGAACAAAGACCGCAGTACAATCACAGAATACTTTCGCGGCTGGTGTTTTAAAACCCTGGTGGACTGTGATATGAATGTAGAGCAGGCAGCCTTTAAACTTTCTGACGGCAACCGGGCGGCTCAAGAGCGCGTTGAGCGTAAAATCAATGATTATTTGGGTAGGCTTTCCCGGTCAACCGGAGATTACAGCCCTGCGTTTAAAGGTTTGCCCAAAGCCTACCATGTTTACCTTGAACACATTATTGAAACACTGGATTAA
- a CDS encoding T9SS type A sorting domain-containing protein, which yields MTDNKHAFKLRTLFTLITAAVLTGTTAARSLDGTVLNELSRDPVPAATVIYQDGETSQTTPVNADGSFRFDLTHVQDIENPAIPFNVSRVYPNPSAGAFRFEFNRSEPVQVTVYDILGRTVISDQTRSRSFSLNLSNQPSGVYFVRFQQHHRSIVKRISKSGHALNGRVMAPSLLPGRAGKRLAKACRSGPRIITTADPYFPDTTDVNPGDHVKILLQPHPDVFYGVLSFDADSTKINLDAFLQGTRDADVSFEVYRDEDKIVSKSVQTILPDTLEFDADVTDADDRVASGRYSAGVRVEQNGKKFFFVSPDTLDYDNRKDVGAESCLS from the coding sequence ATGACAGATAACAAACACGCCTTCAAGCTCCGGACGCTCTTTACACTCATCACCGCGGCCGTGCTGACCGGCACGACTGCGGCCCGGTCCCTCGACGGCACCGTCCTGAACGAATTGAGCCGAGATCCCGTCCCGGCCGCTACGGTGATTTACCAGGACGGCGAAACCAGCCAGACCACACCGGTGAACGCGGACGGCTCTTTCCGGTTTGATCTCACCCATGTTCAGGACATTGAAAACCCGGCGATCCCCTTCAATGTGTCTCGCGTGTACCCGAATCCCTCAGCCGGAGCGTTTCGATTTGAATTCAACCGCTCAGAGCCGGTGCAGGTGACGGTCTATGATATTCTCGGCAGAACCGTGATCAGCGATCAGACGCGATCCCGGTCTTTTTCCCTGAATCTGTCCAACCAGCCCAGCGGCGTCTATTTTGTCCGCTTTCAACAGCATCACCGCTCGATTGTCAAACGCATTTCCAAAAGCGGCCATGCGCTCAACGGCCGTGTCATGGCGCCGTCTCTGCTTCCCGGCCGTGCCGGCAAACGCCTGGCAAAAGCCTGCCGGAGCGGCCCCCGGATCATCACAACCGCTGATCCTTATTTTCCCGATACAACCGATGTGAATCCCGGCGATCATGTTAAGATTCTTTTGCAGCCGCACCCTGATGTTTTTTATGGTGTGTTGTCTTTTGATGCAGATTCTACAAAAATTAATCTTGATGCTTTTTTACAAGGAACAAGGGATGCTGATGTTTCTTTTGAGGTGTACAGGGATGAGGATAAGATAGTTTCAAAGTCAGTGCAGACTATACTTCCTGATACTTTAGAGTTTGATGCAGATGTAACTGATGCTGATGATAGGGTCGCAAGTGGCAGATATTCTGCTGGTGTGAGAGTAGAACAAAACGGCAAAAAGTTCTTTTTTGTGTCTCCTGATACTTTGGATTATGATAACAGAAAGGATGTTGGAGCTGAGTCTTGCTTATCCTGA
- a CDS encoding TIGR00266 family protein: protein MADVIDYRIMGDDMQLVEIALDSGEGVRAEAGAMMYMESNIRMQTGAGGGVFKGFKRLITGESFFITTFLQDGNGQGKVAFGAPYPGKIIPVDLGKIGGNFLCQKDAFLCAAQGVDIEVAFTKRLGAGLFGGEGFILQRLTGDGLAFVHAGGSVIQKKLQAGESLWVDTGCLVAFEPSVDYDIKFIGGFTNALFGGEGVFLVNLTGPGTVFLQSLPFSRLADRIRTAIGRSIGEKRGAAGVGGDILGGLLGGDKKF, encoded by the coding sequence ATGGCGGATGTGATTGATTATCGGATTATGGGCGATGATATGCAGCTGGTCGAGATCGCTCTGGATTCCGGAGAGGGAGTACGCGCCGAAGCCGGGGCCATGATGTATATGGAGTCCAATATTCGCATGCAGACCGGCGCCGGAGGCGGGGTATTCAAAGGCTTTAAGCGACTGATTACGGGAGAAAGTTTTTTTATTACCACGTTTTTACAGGACGGTAATGGTCAGGGCAAGGTGGCGTTTGGCGCGCCGTATCCCGGCAAGATCATTCCGGTGGATCTGGGCAAGATCGGCGGCAATTTTCTCTGCCAAAAGGACGCATTTTTGTGCGCCGCCCAGGGCGTGGACATTGAAGTGGCGTTTACGAAACGATTGGGCGCGGGCCTGTTCGGCGGCGAAGGTTTTATTCTGCAGCGGCTGACCGGCGACGGTCTGGCGTTTGTTCATGCCGGCGGATCCGTGATTCAGAAAAAACTGCAAGCCGGTGAATCCTTATGGGTGGATACCGGCTGTCTGGTGGCGTTTGAGCCCAGTGTGGATTATGATATCAAGTTTATCGGCGGTTTTACCAACGCGTTGTTCGGCGGCGAAGGCGTGTTTCTGGTTAACTTGACCGGACCGGGAACGGTGTTTCTGCAGAGTCTGCCGTTTTCGCGTCTGGCGGACCGCATCCGCACGGCGATCGGACGCAGCATCGGTGAAAAAAGAGGAGCAGCCGGGGTCGGCGGCGATATTCTGGGCGGCTTGCTCGGCGGCGACAAAAAGTTTTAA
- a CDS encoding helix-turn-helix domain-containing protein, with amino-acid sequence MEAEKKLIELVLKRANNNMKYAAEMLDVSRGTLYSKCEKLKINR; translated from the coding sequence ATGGAGGCGGAGAAAAAACTGATCGAGCTCGTCCTGAAACGCGCCAACAACAATATGAAATACGCGGCCGAGATGCTGGATGTCAGTCGCGGCACATTGTACAGCAAATGTGAAAAGCTCAAAATTAATCGATAA
- a CDS encoding ATP-grasp domain-containing protein produces MKLYEYQAKQLLHARRIAVPPGRVTDSAERAGEIFVELGGKPVAVKAQVHAGGRGKGGGIKIAKTEKECQSIAESMLGSNLVTPQTGKAGLRVREAWIEPAAAIRSEYYAGIALDRDARKLVFMVCSEGGVEIEQVAYRSPEKIFKEHIDTALGLQVFQARRLAFKLGLKDNVHQQAVQLFLNLYKTFVSLDCSLLEINPLVVTQDERLLALDVKMNIDDNALYRQTQLTEAYDPALDLAPLERKAYEFNLNYVKLDGHVGCMVNGAGLAMATMESDQTGGRFACQFSRCRRRRFGENHRKRIPHPVIRFQC; encoded by the coding sequence ATGAAATTATATGAATATCAGGCCAAGCAGCTTTTACATGCGCGCCGGATCGCTGTTCCGCCGGGCAGAGTGACGGATAGCGCAGAACGGGCTGGAGAGATATTTGTTGAGCTCGGCGGCAAGCCGGTGGCCGTCAAAGCGCAGGTGCATGCCGGCGGCCGCGGCAAGGGCGGCGGTATTAAAATTGCCAAAACGGAAAAAGAATGTCAAAGCATCGCGGAATCCATGCTCGGGTCCAATTTGGTGACCCCGCAGACCGGCAAAGCCGGCCTGCGGGTCCGCGAGGCCTGGATTGAACCGGCGGCCGCCATTCGTTCCGAATATTATGCGGGCATTGCCCTGGACCGGGATGCCCGAAAACTGGTGTTTATGGTCTGCAGCGAAGGTGGCGTCGAGATTGAACAGGTCGCCTATCGGTCCCCGGAAAAAATATTCAAAGAGCATATCGACACCGCCCTGGGACTGCAGGTTTTTCAGGCGCGCCGACTGGCGTTCAAACTGGGATTAAAAGACAACGTGCATCAACAGGCGGTTCAGCTTTTTTTAAATTTATACAAGACATTTGTTTCTCTGGATTGCTCGCTTTTGGAAATTAATCCGCTGGTGGTGACACAGGACGAACGCCTGCTGGCGCTGGACGTCAAGATGAACATTGATGACAATGCGTTGTACCGGCAGACGCAGTTAACTGAAGCATATGATCCCGCGCTTGATCTGGCGCCTTTGGAACGCAAAGCTTATGAATTTAACCTGAACTATGTCAAACTGGACGGCCATGTGGGCTGCATGGTCAACGGCGCCGGACTGGCTATGGCCACTATGGAATCTGATCAAACTGGCGGGCGCTTCGCCTGCCAATTTTCTCGATGTCGGCGGCGGCGCTTCGGTGAAAACCATCGAAAACGGATTCCGCATCCTGTTATCCGATTCCAATGTTAA
- the sucD gene encoding succinate--CoA ligase subunit alpha, translating to MSILIDHQTRVVVQGITGQEGSFHTPQMIQYGTSVVAGVTPGKGQTTFKDEVPICDTVEESVQTYRANASVIFVPAPFAADAVMEAAHAGIQLIVCITEGIPVLDMLKVTDYTKKHGVRLIGPNCPGIITPDECKIGIMPGFIHKKGNVGVISRSGTLTYEAVYQMTQIGIGQSTVVGIGGDPVIGTTFIDLLRLFEADEDTNAVVLIGEIGGAAEEKAAAYIADHMSKPVISFIAGRTAPPGRRMGHAGAIISGGKGTASDKMASLARAGVHLVENPSEIGTMVEHVLSKQ from the coding sequence GTGAGTATTTTAATCGATCATCAGACCCGTGTTGTGGTTCAGGGTATCACCGGGCAGGAGGGTTCATTTCATACCCCGCAAATGATCCAGTACGGCACATCCGTTGTGGCGGGTGTGACGCCCGGTAAGGGACAGACCACCTTTAAAGATGAAGTGCCGATATGTGATACGGTCGAAGAATCCGTCCAAACTTACCGGGCCAACGCCTCCGTCATTTTTGTGCCCGCGCCGTTTGCAGCGGATGCGGTGATGGAAGCGGCGCACGCCGGCATCCAGCTGATCGTCTGTATTACCGAAGGCATTCCGGTGCTGGATATGCTCAAGGTGACCGATTATACAAAAAAGCACGGTGTCCGCCTGATCGGACCGAATTGTCCCGGCATTATCACTCCGGATGAATGCAAAATCGGAATTATGCCCGGATTTATTCATAAAAAGGGCAATGTAGGCGTGATATCACGCTCCGGAACGTTGACCTATGAAGCCGTTTACCAGATGACACAGATCGGAATTGGACAGAGCACAGTCGTGGGCATCGGAGGCGATCCGGTGATCGGCACCACGTTTATCGATCTGCTGCGTTTGTTTGAAGCGGATGAAGATACGAACGCGGTGGTGTTGATCGGTGAAATCGGCGGCGCTGCGGAAGAAAAAGCGGCTGCGTACATTGCCGATCATATGAGCAAACCGGTGATCAGTTTTATTGCCGGACGCACCGCCCCGCCCGGACGCAGAATGGGGCACGCCGGAGCCATTATCAGCGGCGGCAAAGGCACCGCATCGGACAAGATGGCTTCACTGGCGCGCGCCGGCGTACATTTGGTGGAAAATCCCTCAGAGATCGGAACCATGGTGGAACATGTCCTTTCAAAACAATAG
- a CDS encoding NUDIX hydrolase produces the protein MSFQNNRPYQRITRDQALKSARHRHLHDPQEFPEHARYYYCVLKFEKSQFQRWQQKIMERGLRGEIAMAVTDPDEQILLHTKSFYPKGTFRIPTGGIHPGEPADRALPRELYEETGFKMLRYSAPAVVLYEFRHEQDCLSFLSFLYHVIPDRTEPVIHDTSEEITEFIYKPLSFLDSVIQTLHSLPTAGWRDWGRMRSVCHFILLELASDGLLQFPD, from the coding sequence ATGTCCTTTCAAAACAATAGGCCGTATCAGCGCATCACGCGGGATCAGGCCCTAAAATCGGCACGGCATCGGCATTTGCATGATCCGCAAGAATTCCCCGAACACGCCCGTTATTATTATTGTGTACTGAAATTCGAAAAGAGTCAGTTTCAACGCTGGCAGCAAAAAATCATGGAAAGAGGGCTGCGGGGCGAAATTGCCATGGCGGTTACCGATCCCGACGAACAGATTTTGCTGCACACCAAATCGTTTTATCCCAAAGGGACGTTTCGTATCCCGACGGGCGGCATTCATCCGGGTGAACCCGCGGACCGGGCCCTGCCGCGAGAACTGTATGAAGAAACCGGATTCAAAATGCTGCGGTATTCTGCGCCGGCGGTTGTGCTTTACGAGTTTCGTCATGAACAGGATTGTTTATCTTTTCTGTCATTTCTTTATCATGTGATCCCGGACCGCACCGAACCGGTCATCCACGATACAAGTGAAGAAATCACAGAGTTTATCTACAAGCCCCTGTCTTTTCTGGACTCTGTGATCCAGACTCTGCATTCCCTGCCCACTGCGGGGTGGCGGGACTGGGGACGCATGCGCTCTGTGTGCCATTTTATTCTGCTTGAACTGGCCTCGGACGGTCTGCTGCAGTTTCCTGATTAA
- a CDS encoding ABC-F family ATP-binding cassette domain-containing protein, with translation MIHIKDISHSIGERTLFRSLSWTLPAGKRFALIGPNGCGKTTLLRVLCGELTPEAGTITKSNEYKIGYLPQDNMVSGDKTLIEFVRVGRPDLVDLEEQIHDKRLTVESDPENSKAVEQLGGLEHQYENLGGYTLDSRAKSILAGLGFETDSHGYPLSQFSGGWRMRAYLARLLLYEPDLLLLDEPTNHLDLPSLEWLEAFLASFKGTIVLVSHDRFFIDKLATDICELVKGKLRHYSGNYHDYEKQKEQQIEQLIAAQEQQKKQIQKQEQFIERFRYKATKASQVQSRIKQLEKLKELEDVSDIQQSQSISFRIQVHQQSYKHVLHMQNVHFKYDADWVLKHVNLDLYRGDKVALVGANGAGKTTLTRCIVNELQPQTGDCRLGKRVQPGYFAQHHTEALDLDSTIIDQVNASVADEHIPRVRDVLGLFGFSGDDVDKPVKVLSGGEKARVSLAKILLSPVNFLIMDEPTNHLDMKSKEALEHALSEYEGTLLLISHDRYFLDKIVTRVLEMQGGVLRSYEGNYSDYMDRRQQEQEIKTAAPNRAREERRRRAQLLQSISKDRGRLQNAIQDCEQEIEQLEARKAEIEQQFSDTGLFQDGGRVAELQKEYDAVREQIEERMLTWESSQEELEQLLDQIR, from the coding sequence ATGATACATATAAAAGATATCAGCCATTCTATTGGTGAGCGAACGCTGTTCCGCTCGCTGTCCTGGACCTTGCCCGCCGGAAAACGATTTGCACTCATCGGACCGAACGGCTGCGGCAAGACCACGCTGCTGCGTGTACTTTGTGGAGAATTGACTCCAGAGGCGGGGACGATAACAAAATCGAACGAGTACAAGATCGGATATCTGCCGCAGGATAATATGGTTTCGGGGGATAAAACACTGATCGAGTTTGTGCGCGTCGGTCGGCCGGATCTGGTTGATCTGGAAGAGCAGATTCATGACAAACGGCTGACAGTCGAGTCTGATCCGGAAAACAGTAAAGCCGTGGAGCAACTGGGTGGCCTGGAACATCAGTATGAAAATCTGGGCGGCTATACCCTGGACAGCCGCGCCAAGAGCATCCTGGCCGGACTGGGATTTGAAACCGATTCTCACGGGTATCCGCTGAGCCAGTTCAGCGGCGGATGGCGCATGCGCGCTTATCTGGCGAGACTGCTGCTCTATGAACCCGATCTGCTGCTGCTGGATGAGCCCACCAATCATCTTGATCTGCCCTCTCTGGAATGGCTGGAAGCGTTCCTGGCGTCGTTCAAAGGCACGATCGTGCTGGTGTCGCATGACCGGTTTTTCATCGACAAGCTGGCCACGGATATCTGTGAACTGGTAAAGGGAAAACTGCGGCATTATTCGGGCAATTATCACGATTATGAAAAGCAAAAAGAACAGCAAATTGAACAACTGATTGCCGCACAGGAGCAGCAGAAAAAACAGATACAGAAACAGGAACAGTTTATTGAACGCTTTCGCTATAAAGCCACAAAGGCATCGCAGGTACAGAGCCGCATCAAGCAGCTGGAAAAACTAAAGGAACTGGAAGATGTATCGGACATTCAGCAAAGCCAGTCGATTTCGTTTCGGATTCAGGTGCATCAGCAGAGCTACAAGCATGTGCTGCACATGCAGAATGTGCACTTTAAATATGACGCCGACTGGGTTCTGAAGCATGTGAATCTGGATTTGTACCGCGGCGACAAGGTGGCGCTGGTGGGGGCGAATGGCGCCGGCAAAACCACGCTGACGCGTTGTATCGTCAATGAGCTGCAACCGCAAACAGGAGACTGCCGGCTGGGAAAGCGGGTGCAACCCGGATATTTTGCACAACACCACACGGAAGCGCTGGATCTTGATTCGACTATTATCGATCAGGTGAATGCAAGTGTCGCGGATGAACATATTCCGCGCGTGCGTGATGTCTTGGGATTGTTCGGATTTTCCGGGGATGATGTGGACAAACCGGTCAAGGTTCTATCCGGCGGGGAAAAGGCACGGGTTTCTCTGGCAAAGATTCTGCTCTCGCCGGTTAATTTTCTGATCATGGATGAGCCCACCAACCATCTGGATATGAAATCCAAGGAAGCGCTGGAACATGCCCTGTCTGAATACGAAGGAACGCTTTTACTGATTTCGCACGACCGGTATTTTCTGGACAAGATCGTTACGCGTGTTTTAGAGATGCAGGGCGGAGTGCTCAGGAGTTATGAGGGCAATTACAGTGATTATATGGACCGCCGGCAGCAGGAACAGGAGATAAAAACCGCAGCGCCCAATCGCGCCAGGGAGGAGCGGCGCCGGCGCGCACAGTTGCTGCAGTCCATCAGCAAGGACCGGGGGCGTCTGCAGAACGCCATACAGGACTGTGAACAGGAGATTGAGCAGCTTGAAGCGCGCAAAGCCGAAATTGAACAGCAATTTTCCGATACCGGACTGTTTCAGGACGGGGGCCGGGTTGCGGAACTGCAGAAAGAATATGACGCGGTCCGCGAGCAAATCGAAGAACGTATGCTGACCTGGGAATCCAGTCAGGAAGAACTGGAGCAGCTACTCGATCAAATCCGCTGA
- the nuoE gene encoding NADH-quinone oxidoreductase subunit NuoE, which translates to MDTDVLLRRYPEKDASALIPLLQDIQESYGYLSEPDLAKVAGYCDVPLSRIYGVATFYNQFRLQPLGKYVIRVCRGTACHVKGSGDLLTTLENELGIKAGETTKDLKFSIETVACIGACSIAPVIAINDEFYGKLDNKKVKKILNDLKSEE; encoded by the coding sequence ATGGACACAGACGTATTATTGCGACGCTATCCCGAGAAAGATGCGTCCGCACTGATCCCGCTGCTTCAGGATATACAGGAAAGTTACGGTTATCTGTCGGAACCTGATCTGGCCAAAGTGGCCGGTTACTGTGACGTTCCCCTGTCGCGCATATACGGTGTGGCGACTTTTTATAATCAGTTCAGACTGCAGCCTCTGGGCAAGTATGTGATCCGTGTTTGCCGCGGAACCGCTTGTCATGTTAAAGGTTCGGGTGATTTACTGACCACACTTGAGAATGAACTCGGCATCAAAGCCGGTGAAACCACCAAGGATTTGAAATTTTCCATCGAAACCGTAGCTTGTATCGGCGCCTGTAGTATTGCGCCGGTGATTGCGATTAATGATGAATTTTACGGAAAACTGGATAATAAGAAAGTCAAGAAAATACTCAATGATCTAAAGTCTGAGGAGTAA